Part of the Virgibacillus natechei genome is shown below.
CATCATTATTTGAAGCTTTTCGTCATTTCTATATTTGCAGTGATGCTTTTGGGTGCATGTGGAGCTGATGAAGAAGCACATGGTGAAAATGAGAATGGAGAGGAAAATGCAACCGAGCAGGATAAAGCTGAGATGGAAAGTGAAGGCCAACAGGATGATGAATCTGCTTCGGAGGAAGAAGAGGCTGACACCTCAGGAGCTGTAGCCCCTCAATCCTCGGAGGATGAAGTTTCGTTTGAGCAGGTTTCATGGATAATGGGGTCTCCTGACCGTCGAGCGGAAGCAGGGATCTGGTTTTATACAGAAGACGAACATCCAGAGGACTATGATAGTAGTTTCGATTGGGAAGAGGAAGATATTCTTCTCTGGCAAATCAGCGATGAAAAATACGCGGGACATAGTCCAGATACGGAACAGCTTGTCAAAATGGATGATGATGTGATTAAGATAGTGGTCGTGTTTGATGAGGATGAAGAGCCTTCTGATGAAAAGATGCCACGCAATTATCTAAAAGCACCCAAGGGAGAACTTGAAGGTAAAAATTATATGATCGAGACCATCGACGGAGAAGAACTATCTCTTGAATAAAAAGCGAAATGTGGTGGCTCCTTTGTGGGCAGACTACACAGGAGAGATTAGCGAAAATATAATAGATTTATATACTAATTTTAATGAATCCCAACCCTTATTTCGTATGAGGGATTTGGGGTTTTTTAATACACTTAATGCTCAAGGTCAGCATAATATTTGATGGTAGTTTCGTATAGAAAATATTATATGTAGTTTTTTGCTCATATAATTGAACTTTATCCTTGTTAAAGGCCTTGAAAATCATTTTTCAACGTACAATAGAAATTGCAAGCGGAATAAAATAGCAGTATACTAAAACCAATCATTTAGAAATCACATGAGGAGGTTTGAAATGAAAAATATTAATTCACCAGAAGAATTATATGAAGAACTGGAGAAATTGGGTAAAGACAATTCTCTTACACGGTTTTCAATTCCTGGCAAGGGGAAATTCACACTTGTTTATGAAGAGAATGAGAAAACGATTCAAGAAGAAGTGGAAGAAGATGAGGAGCTAAAACAAATGATCCATGAAAGCAGGAAGGATTATAAGGAAGGAAGATATAAGACCACAAGTGAAATTATCGAATCCATGTATAATAAGGACTTTTTTAAATGAAGCATGTTGTTTGGTCTGAGACAGCGGAAAATAAAGTGATATTTTATAAAAGTGAGCATTATACGGTAGAAGAAACACGTGATTTTATTGCTCGGCTTATGAGCGATATAGAAAGCCTCTTGCTAAACCCTTTCCTAAGCAAACGATACCTAGAAGATCAAGGGAAATATAAAGGAGTATCTCGCATTGTTCTTCATAAATTTATATTCTATTATAAAAAAGTAGATGATGAAATTATTGTTTTAGCCGTAAAATATCCTGGAGAAATGTGAAACCCCATACCATAATAAACAATAACTTATAATCCACTTATTGATAAATAACTCCAGCTAGAAAAAAACCACGCTGCTATGGTTATATAAATAAGAAGCCCCTTTTCAATTATTCTGAGGATGATAAGGAGAAATCATTCATTATCCCTATGTTATACTACCGTAAAAGGACGGTGTTGGATATGGAATATATTTCGCGAGATCAATTTGATGACATTGTTCAGGATAAGCAAAGTATTAAAGTTGCAGATCTGGTTTATGTATTGGAAGAA
Proteins encoded:
- a CDS encoding type II toxin-antitoxin system RelE/ParE family toxin, which gives rise to MKHVVWSETAENKVIFYKSEHYTVEETRDFIARLMSDIESLLLNPFLSKRYLEDQGKYKGVSRIVLHKFIFYYKKVDDEIIVLAVKYPGEM